In Zingiber officinale cultivar Zhangliang unplaced genomic scaffold, Zo_v1.1 ctg127, whole genome shotgun sequence, a genomic segment contains:
- the LOC122035972 gene encoding protein NSP-INTERACTING KINASE 1-like translates to MRSMEGKNYKFLVFWVHFHWSWVTSTAVLSPEGVNFEVQALMGFKASIEDPHKVLENWDQTSVDPCSWTMITCSSQNLVIGLGTPSQNLSGALSASIGNLTNLEIVLLQNNKISGTIPSEIGKLSKLHTLDLSNNKLYGEIPSSLGNLKGLKYLRLNNNSLSGELPGSLLNITQLDFMDLSYNNLSGPVPRFPGRTFNVVGNALICPTGDEKECYGAIPIPMSFNINNDSPGDQTIQKLKRHTIIRPVAYGLACICFISLALGLLIWCNKRRSQQVFFDANDQHKVICLGNLKRFQFRELQIATNGFSSKNLLGKGGFGNVYKGKLQDRTLVAVKRLNDGNAAGGEIQFKTEVEMISLAIHRHLIRLCGFCMTATEKLLVYPYMSNGSVASRLKARPALDWSTRKRIALGAARGLMYLHEQCDPKIIHRDVKAANILLDDDCEAVVGDFGLAKLLDHRDTHVTTAVRGTVGHIAPEYLSTGQSSEKTDVFGFGILLLELITGSRALEFGKKSTMLDWVKKMHHEKRLNVLVDKELKNYDRIEMEVVAQVALLCTQYQPSHRPKMSEVVRMLEGDCHKAERWEASQRADDQGFKVAEHSTDSYSEITEVSRELEEEAIELSGPR, encoded by the exons ATGAGATCAATGGAAGGGAAAAACTACAAGTTTTTGGTTTTTTGGGTGCACTTCCACTGGTCCTGGGTAACCTCAACTGCTGTGTTATCCCCTGAAGGTGTTAACTTTGAAG TGCAAGCTCTGATGGGATTCAAAGCTTCTATAGAGGATCCTCATAAAGTTCTGGAGAACTGGGACCAGACCTCTGTTGATCCGTGCAGCTGGACCATGATTACTTGCTCATCTCAAAACTTGGTGATTGGGCT AGGCACTCCAAGCCAGAATCTATCTGGTGCACTTTCCGCGAGCATTGGAAACTTGACAAATCTAGAAATTGT GCTGCTGCAAAACAACAAAATCTCAGGAACAATACCTTCGGAGATTGGGAAGCTTTCCAAGCTTCACACACTTGATCTCTCTAACAACAAATTATATGGTGAAATACCTTCATCATTGGGGAATCTGAAAGGCCTCAAGTACCT GAGGCTGAACAATAACAGTCTTTCTGGGGAATTGCCCGGGTCATTGTTGAATATAACtcaacttgatttcat GGATCTGTCATACAATAATTTGAGTGGTCCTGTGCCAAGATTTCCTGGAAGAACATTTAA TGTCGTCGGAAATGCCCTAATTTGTCCAACTGGCGATGAGAAAGAATGCTATGGGGCAATTCCTATACCTATGTCCTTCAACATAAATAATGATTCTCCCG GTGATCAAACTATACAAAAGCTGAAAAGACATACAATAATTCGCCCAGTAGCTTACGGTCTCGCATGCATCTGTTTCATTAGTCTTGCACTTGGTCTACTTATTTGGTGCAATAAAAGGCGTAGCCAACAAGTATTCTTCGATGCAAATG ATCAACACAAAGTAATCTGCCTTGGCAATTTGAAAAGGTTTCAGTTCAGGGAGCTTCAAATAGCAACAAATGGTTTCAGCAGCAAAAACTTACTTGGCAAAGGTGGCTTTGGAAATGTCTACAAAGGGAAGCTACAAGACAGAACTTTAGTCGCTGTTAAAAGGCTCAATGACGGTAATGCGGCAGGTGGAGAGATACAATTTAAAACTGAAGTGGAAATGATCAGCCTAGCAATTCACAGACACCTCATTAGGCTTTGTGGATTCTGCATGACTGCTACTGAAAAGCTACTAGTGTATCCTTACATGTCAAATGGAAGTGTTGCTTCTCGGCTCAAAG CAAGGCCAGCTCTAGACTGGAGTACCAGGAAAAGGATAGCTTTGGGAGCTGCAAGGGGTTTAATGTACTTGCACGAACAGTGTGATCCAAAGATCATTCACAGAGACGTGAAGGCTGCAAACATATTACTCGACGATGACTGTGAAGCAGTTGTAGGAGACTTTGGACTCGCTAAACTGCTAGATCACAGGGACACACACGTAACAACAGCTGTGCGGGGAACCGTGGGGCATATTGCTCCGGAGTACCTCTCTACCGGACAATCTTCGGAGAaaactgatgtctttggatttGGCATTCTGCTTCTCGAGCTGATCACCGGCTCGAGAGCTCTAGAATTTGGGAAAAAGAGCACCATGCTAGATTGG GTGAAGAAAATGCACCATGAGAAAAGACTTAACGTACTGGTGGACAAGGAACTAAAGAACTACGACAGGATAGAAATGGAAGTGGTGGCCCAAGTTGCTCTCTTGTGCACTCAGTATCAACCAAGCCACAGACCGAAAATGTCCGAGGTGGTTCGCATGCTCGAAGGGGATTGCCACAAAGCAGAGAGATGGGAAGCCTCCCAGAGAGCCGATGATCAAGGGTTCAAGGTGGCAGAGCACTCTACTGATAGTTACTCCGAGATCACTGAGGTGTCCAGAGAACTCGAGGAGGAGGCCATAGAGCTCTCTGGTCCTAGATGA